The Methanococcoides methylutens MM1 genome has a window encoding:
- a CDS encoding ATP-binding protein has protein sequence MKMDNVPLKVKLILYIGFSVLIVMAATTAIIISTTTSQHEDLAYKKSIEKASNYANQFNSDMQSNMAIARTISSTLTVYNSSDREEVNAFLREILIDNPNLIGTYTAFEPNEFDGRDSEFVNVPPDHDSTGRFVPYWNKIGGTMFVEPLLEYETLDYYQLPKELEEEVLTEPYLYQGELIASYVVPIMRDGEFVGIGGVDVSLNYIDEIVSNVTAFETGYAFTTSNTGILLSHPVHKEWIGSKTLDDFDDPEIARMADDILVGKGGHVETIDPTTGEDAIIFYEPVRTGNYSFILVIPKEDMLADVTALRNELILISSLALIFMAGAAYLVAMSITRPINEIVSNFAYISNSALKGDLKRRAETDVEVDFRKIPSGLNDILDSLQTYSDELEEANEELKSLDQMKDSFLSNVSHELRTPLTSIKGYTQNVYDGTLGDINDQQKISLGTVLRNSDRLRRLVDSLLYVSQAQAEIIEYNFRQCQLIDIMNNTVMDTVMLVEANDLHLEKKIPSELPLIVADEARLNDMLNNLIDNAIKFTPASGVITLGAYEEEKYLHITVRDTGIGIPDDLIPNLFSKFYQIDSSIRRKYGGTGLGLYICKEIVDAHSGEIWIESEPHQGTTVHVRLPK, from the coding sequence ACCACAGCTATCATTATCTCTACAACCACATCCCAGCATGAAGACCTTGCATATAAGAAATCTATCGAAAAGGCCAGCAATTATGCAAACCAGTTCAATTCAGATATGCAATCCAACATGGCCATTGCAAGGACAATTTCAAGCACTCTTACTGTTTATAATTCATCTGACAGGGAAGAGGTCAATGCTTTCCTGAGAGAGATACTCATTGATAATCCCAACCTGATCGGTACTTATACAGCTTTTGAGCCTAACGAGTTCGACGGCAGGGACTCGGAATTTGTTAATGTCCCTCCGGATCATGATTCTACTGGCAGGTTCGTACCCTACTGGAACAAGATCGGCGGGACCATGTTCGTGGAACCTCTTCTTGAATATGAGACCCTGGATTACTACCAGTTACCTAAGGAGCTTGAAGAGGAGGTACTTACAGAGCCTTACCTTTATCAGGGTGAACTTATTGCAAGCTATGTTGTACCAATAATGAGGGATGGCGAATTCGTTGGTATTGGTGGTGTGGATGTCTCGCTGAACTATATCGATGAGATCGTGTCCAATGTTACTGCATTCGAGACTGGTTATGCTTTCACTACAAGTAATACTGGAATACTGTTGTCTCATCCTGTTCACAAGGAGTGGATCGGTTCAAAGACACTTGACGATTTCGATGATCCTGAGATCGCGAGAATGGCCGATGATATTCTTGTTGGAAAGGGAGGTCATGTCGAGACCATCGACCCGACCACGGGGGAAGATGCGATCATATTCTATGAACCTGTACGTACAGGAAATTATTCCTTTATCCTTGTGATACCGAAAGAAGATATGCTTGCAGATGTTACAGCCCTGCGTAATGAGCTGATCCTCATTTCATCTCTTGCACTTATATTCATGGCAGGAGCAGCTTATCTGGTAGCCATGTCCATAACGCGTCCGATAAATGAGATCGTGTCCAATTTTGCTTATATCTCAAATTCCGCTTTGAAAGGTGATCTGAAAAGAAGAGCTGAGACGGATGTTGAGGTGGACTTCAGGAAGATTCCTTCGGGTCTTAATGACATCCTTGATTCGCTTCAGACCTATTCTGATGAACTTGAAGAAGCAAATGAGGAACTCAAATCGCTGGATCAGATGAAAGATTCCTTCCTGTCAAATGTCAGCCATGAACTAAGAACACCGCTTACCAGCATCAAAGGCTATACACAGAATGTATATGATGGGACTCTGGGTGATATTAATGACCAGCAGAAGATCTCACTTGGAACGGTATTGCGCAATTCCGACAGGCTCAGGCGTCTTGTGGATTCCCTTCTATATGTAAGCCAGGCACAGGCAGAGATCATTGAATACAACTTCAGGCAATGTCAGCTAATAGATATAATGAACAATACTGTGATGGATACCGTTATGCTTGTAGAAGCGAACGATCTTCATCTCGAAAAGAAGATTCCTTCGGAACTTCCTTTGATCGTTGCCGACGAAGCTCGTCTTAACGATATGCTGAACAATCTAATAGATAATGCGATCAAGTTCACCCCGGCGAGTGGTGTTATCACTCTTGGGGCATACGAGGAAGAAAAATATTTGCATATAACTGTAAGGGACACTGGAATCGGTATTCCTGATGATCTAATTCCTAACCTTTTCAGCAAGTTCTACCAGATCGATTCATCCATCAGGAGAAAATACGGTGGTACAGGTCTTGGTCTCTACATCTGCAAGGAGATCGTTGATGCCCATTCCGGTGAGATCTGGATCGAAAGTGAACCTCATCAAGGGACCACGGTCCATGTAAGGCTTCCAAAATAA
- the modA gene encoding molybdate ABC transporter substrate-binding protein, whose product MEKNHLVIVIAAVVLVGAAVLVLMPSSQADESTEITVSAAASLTESFTEIEQEFEAQNPDVDVNINFAGSGSLRMQIEAGAPIDVFASASQKHMNLLEEEQLIDTATRQDFAENSLVMIVPASGEDDESSITTLDDLTGESVTKIAIGDPEVAPVGKYAKGSLEEAGFWDDVSGKLIYAESVKQVLVYVENGEVDAGFVYMTDAMTSDMDEIAIVAEIPTTTSISYPIAVVSSSTEKEASREFVDFVVSDEGKAIFEKYGFTVTYTN is encoded by the coding sequence ATGGAGAAGAATCATCTGGTAATAGTTATTGCTGCAGTGGTCCTTGTGGGAGCTGCTGTTTTGGTGTTAATGCCGTCTTCGCAGGCGGATGAAAGTACGGAGATCACGGTGTCAGCTGCAGCAAGCCTGACCGAGAGCTTCACGGAGATCGAACAGGAATTTGAAGCACAGAACCCGGATGTTGATGTTAATATCAATTTTGCAGGTTCCGGTTCACTTCGCATGCAGATCGAAGCCGGTGCTCCGATAGATGTGTTTGCATCTGCTTCCCAGAAACACATGAATCTCCTTGAAGAAGAACAATTGATAGATACCGCTACAAGGCAGGACTTTGCTGAAAATTCACTGGTTATGATCGTTCCGGCATCCGGTGAAGATGACGAGAGTAGTATTACGACCCTTGATGATCTGACAGGCGAATCTGTAACGAAGATCGCTATTGGTGACCCTGAGGTCGCACCGGTTGGAAAGTATGCAAAGGGTTCACTTGAGGAAGCTGGCTTCTGGGACGATGTAAGTGGCAAACTGATCTATGCGGAAAGCGTAAAGCAGGTGCTTGTCTATGTCGAGAACGGAGAAGTTGATGCGGGTTTTGTCTATATGACAGATGCAATGACCTCCGATATGGATGAGATTGCGATAGTAGCCGAAATTCCCACAACCACAAGTATTAGCTATCCTATTGCAGTTGTATCTTCTTCGACCGAAAAGGAAGCTTCACGGGAATTCGTCGATTTCGTAGTTTCTGATGAAGGAAAAGCTATATTCGAAAAGTATGGTTTTACAGTAACGTATACGAACTAA
- the modB gene encoding molybdate ABC transporter permease subunit: MLEDAWMPLLITLKVAILSTAFVAVLGIFISYALARREFRGKWLADIFVTLPLVLPPTVTGYLLVLLLGKNGPIGNIIFELTGWSLLFTWHAAVIAAFVVSLPLMVKTTASAISAVDRELEYAAYTLGHSELETIFFVTLPLAKKGILAGIVLSFARAVGEFGATLMVAGNIPGKTNTMSLSIYTAFQSGNDALANILVITLVVVSLVSMALTARFVDRWSV, from the coding sequence ATGCTTGAAGATGCCTGGATGCCCCTGTTGATCACTCTCAAAGTGGCAATTCTGTCCACAGCCTTTGTAGCTGTGCTTGGCATCTTCATATCCTACGCACTTGCAAGAAGGGAGTTTCGGGGGAAATGGCTGGCAGACATCTTTGTAACCCTGCCGCTTGTGCTTCCGCCAACTGTCACAGGTTACCTGCTTGTTTTACTTCTTGGAAAGAACGGACCTATCGGTAATATCATCTTTGAACTTACCGGGTGGTCGCTGCTTTTCACATGGCATGCTGCTGTGATAGCGGCCTTTGTGGTGTCACTTCCGTTGATGGTAAAAACGACGGCCTCAGCGATCAGTGCAGTTGATCGCGAGCTTGAGTATGCAGCCTATACATTAGGGCACAGTGAGCTGGAGACAATATTCTTTGTAACCCTGCCACTTGCAAAAAAAGGCATACTTGCAGGCATTGTCTTAAGCTTTGCAAGGGCCGTCGGGGAGTTCGGAGCTACCCTCATGGTGGCGGGCAACATTCCCGGAAAGACGAACACGATGTCGCTTTCCATCTATACGGCATTCCAGTCAGGCAATGATGCACTTGCTAACATTCTTGTAATTACTCTTGTTGTTGTTTCTCTGGTTTCCATGGCACTTACTGCAAGGTTCGTGGATCGCTGGAGTGTGTGA
- a CDS encoding ABC transporter ATP-binding protein, with amino-acid sequence MGVKVNVSKQYRSDSKKDNIRKGQKGRVKGDRGRDTFSLDASFETGDELIVLFGRSGSGKTTTLRCIAGLETPDSGSIIVNDQIYFDSSSGINLQPQYRKPGYVFQNYALFPHMNVKKNITYGLKGWDKEKKEERMFEMLRLLHIGGLEDRYPSQLSGGQKQRVALARALAPNPQILLLDEPFSALDMVVRMRLRERIKAIQKELGIPVLFITHSPEEAFSLADRVVVLHDGKVHQAGTPREVFYSPVDRNVAELVGVSNIFDDAKVIESLSSGTIVESKGLNFITHCQVCTSEKISLGVRPENVHLKSYDDGLFLGEGNVFAGTVIDITDKGSSKLMAVELDGSEFILLCEVPTRLSGDIGLSRVVVEISPDDVLVFE; translated from the coding sequence ATGGGCGTAAAGGTCAATGTGTCAAAGCAATACAGGTCTGATAGCAAAAAAGACAATATAAGGAAAGGCCAAAAAGGGAGGGTTAAAGGGGATAGAGGCAGGGATACCTTTTCACTTGATGCTTCTTTTGAAACGGGAGATGAGCTTATTGTCCTCTTTGGACGCTCCGGTTCCGGGAAGACCACAACACTCCGGTGTATTGCAGGGCTGGAGACTCCGGATAGTGGTAGTATTATTGTAAATGACCAGATATATTTTGACAGCAGTTCGGGAATTAATTTGCAGCCACAGTACCGGAAGCCGGGCTATGTTTTCCAGAACTATGCCCTTTTTCCGCACATGAATGTGAAGAAGAACATCACCTACGGTCTTAAGGGATGGGATAAAGAAAAGAAAGAGGAGCGCATGTTCGAGATGCTTCGTCTTCTGCATATAGGGGGCTTGGAGGACAGGTATCCATCGCAGTTGTCAGGCGGACAGAAGCAAAGGGTCGCCCTTGCCCGTGCACTTGCACCCAATCCTCAGATCCTGCTTCTGGACGAACCCTTCTCAGCTCTTGATATGGTTGTCAGGATGCGCCTGAGGGAACGGATAAAGGCGATCCAGAAGGAGCTCGGTATTCCTGTACTGTTCATTACACACAGTCCTGAAGAGGCATTTTCCCTTGCAGACAGGGTCGTGGTCCTTCATGACGGAAAGGTTCACCAGGCAGGGACGCCCAGGGAAGTGTTCTATTCACCGGTTGACAGGAACGTGGCCGAGCTCGTGGGAGTAAGCAACATCTTTGACGATGCAAAGGTGATCGAAAGTCTGTCATCAGGGACCATTGTTGAAAGCAAGGGTCTCAACTTTATCACACATTGTCAAGTGTGTACTTCCGAAAAGATATCTCTTGGAGTACGACCCGAGAACGTGCATCTGAAAAGCTATGATGATGGCCTGTTCCTCGGTGAAGGAAACGTTTTTGCAGGCACCGTAATCGACATTACAGATAAAGGCAGCAGCAAACTGATGGCTGTGGAACTTGATGGAAGTGAGTTCATTTTGCTCTGTGAGGTACCTACACGCCTATCGGGTGATATCGGGCTTTCACGGGTGGTCGTGGAGATCTCGCCGGATGATGTGCTTGTCTTTGAGTAA
- the pscS gene encoding O-phospho-L-seryl-tRNA:Cys-tRNA synthase, whose protein sequence is MDEQINKRYLANKIFETQFALEDLRQIVREALPTGMTDEQSARFSEIVSGLGGLVEEIGAKDGQTQPVSIVGDLMCRTREEEFINIQPIQAGGRLTPEARKAVIAYGDGYSTCDSCRKPFRLDKIEKPSIAGFHTDLAEFVGMDQARVVPGARRGFQAVASTLVEKGDDVVVSAFAHYTEFLAVEGAGGSIREAPVNEDNILTAESVAHKIDEVKKETGKLPSLIMIDHFDYLLCNEHDIYGIGKVAQEYGIPFLYNGAYTVGIMPVDGKKLGADFIVGSGHKSMASVAPSGVLATTEEWADKIFRTTQMVGDVTGRKFGIKEVEFLGCTLMGAPLLSMMASFPYVKERTKHWDEEVKKSNYFLNEFLRIEGNEVLSEFPRKHALTKVDTTNTFDKVAKTHKRRGYFFSDELKKRGIVGEFPGATRSWKLSTYGLSWDQIHYLSDAFLEIAEKYELNIN, encoded by the coding sequence ATGGATGAACAAATCAATAAAAGATATCTCGCCAACAAAATATTTGAAACCCAGTTTGCACTGGAGGATCTCAGGCAGATCGTAAGAGAGGCTCTACCTACGGGTATGACCGACGAGCAGTCTGCACGTTTTTCTGAGATCGTGTCGGGTCTTGGCGGCCTTGTCGAGGAGATAGGCGCAAAAGACGGCCAAACACAACCTGTCAGTATTGTGGGCGACCTCATGTGCCGTACAAGGGAAGAGGAGTTCATAAACATACAGCCCATTCAGGCCGGTGGCCGACTGACCCCGGAAGCCCGCAAAGCTGTCATAGCTTATGGGGACGGTTACTCAACCTGTGACAGTTGCCGAAAGCCTTTCAGGCTCGATAAGATCGAAAAACCTTCGATCGCAGGATTCCACACAGATCTCGCCGAGTTCGTTGGAATGGACCAGGCAAGAGTTGTCCCTGGTGCCAGAAGAGGTTTCCAGGCCGTTGCTTCAACCCTTGTTGAAAAGGGTGACGATGTGGTCGTATCTGCATTTGCACATTATACTGAGTTCCTGGCCGTGGAAGGTGCTGGTGGATCGATCAGAGAGGCTCCTGTTAACGAGGACAATATACTCACTGCCGAATCAGTGGCACACAAGATAGATGAAGTGAAGAAAGAAACCGGAAAATTGCCGTCACTGATCATGATCGATCACTTCGACTATCTGCTATGTAATGAACACGATATCTACGGTATCGGTAAGGTTGCACAGGAATACGGAATTCCGTTCCTCTATAATGGAGCATATACAGTGGGTATCATGCCTGTTGATGGAAAGAAGCTCGGTGCGGACTTTATAGTAGGTTCCGGCCACAAGAGCATGGCTTCAGTGGCTCCTTCAGGAGTGCTGGCAACCACGGAAGAATGGGCCGACAAGATATTCAGGACAACCCAGATGGTGGGTGATGTCACCGGTAGGAAGTTCGGTATCAAAGAGGTAGAGTTCCTTGGGTGCACACTTATGGGAGCTCCATTGCTGTCAATGATGGCATCGTTCCCGTATGTGAAAGAAAGGACAAAGCACTGGGATGAGGAAGTCAAGAAATCCAACTATTTCCTCAACGAGTTCCTGAGGATAGAAGGAAACGAAGTGCTGAGCGAGTTCCCGAGAAAGCATGCCCTTACCAAGGTGGATACAACCAATACCTTCGACAAGGTAGCAAAGACGCACAAGCGCAGGGGCTACTTCTTCAGTGACGAACTGAAGAAACGTGGCATCGTAGGCGAGTTCCCTGGTGCTACCAGAAGCTGGAAGCTGAGCACATACGGACTTTCATGGGACCAGATACACTATCTCTCGGATGCATTCCTTGAGATCGCTGAAAAATACGAACTTAACATCAACTGA
- a CDS encoding O-acetylhomoserine aminocarboxypropyltransferase/cysteine synthase family protein, whose product MTDKNYGLDTLALHAGHVPDPTGSRAVPIYQTAAYLFKDADHAANLFELKEFGNIYTRLMNPTTGVLEERVAAIEGGTGALGVASGMAAISLTVLAVTQLGDEIVSANNLYGGTYQLFNHTLPKFGRKVHFVDSTKPEEFEKAINEKTRAIYVEIIGNPKLDVPDLEKIAKIAHDAGVPLIVDNTVGVGIAKPIAHGADIVVLSATKFLGGHGTSIGGIIVDSGNFKWDNGKFPEFTEPDPSYHGLKFWEAFGDIPGMGNLAFILRVRTQLLRDLGPAMSPFNAFQFIQGVETLPLRVKKHGENALKVAKHLASHPLVEWVNYPGLEDHPSHELAGKYLEGSYGAILGFGVKGGLEAGRKFIESVELLSHLANIGDAKTLVVHPASTTHQQLTKEEREQTGVTDDFIRMSVGLENAEDIIADIDQALERSQK is encoded by the coding sequence ATGACTGACAAGAATTACGGATTAGATACATTAGCATTGCATGCAGGACATGTGCCGGACCCCACCGGATCCCGCGCTGTTCCTATTTACCAGACCGCTGCCTATCTCTTTAAGGATGCAGATCACGCAGCGAATCTTTTCGAGCTGAAGGAATTCGGTAATATCTACACACGCCTGATGAACCCTACCACCGGTGTGCTGGAAGAAAGGGTAGCTGCCATCGAAGGCGGCACAGGAGCACTTGGTGTTGCTTCTGGAATGGCTGCCATTTCCTTAACAGTGCTGGCTGTCACACAGCTTGGCGATGAGATAGTCTCTGCGAACAATCTCTATGGTGGTACATACCAGCTCTTCAACCACACCCTCCCTAAATTCGGCAGGAAGGTCCACTTCGTGGACTCCACGAAACCGGAAGAGTTCGAGAAAGCTATCAATGAGAAGACACGTGCCATCTATGTGGAGATCATCGGAAATCCAAAGCTTGACGTGCCTGATCTTGAAAAGATCGCAAAGATAGCACATGATGCAGGTGTTCCGTTGATCGTGGATAACACCGTAGGTGTGGGAATTGCCAAGCCGATCGCACATGGTGCGGACATTGTCGTGTTATCTGCTACCAAGTTCCTTGGAGGTCACGGTACTTCCATAGGCGGTATAATTGTTGATTCCGGTAATTTCAAATGGGACAATGGAAAGTTCCCTGAGTTCACAGAACCCGATCCTAGCTACCACGGACTGAAGTTCTGGGAAGCCTTCGGAGATATTCCGGGAATGGGAAATCTTGCATTCATACTCAGGGTACGCACCCAACTTCTGCGTGACCTTGGACCGGCAATGAGCCCTTTCAATGCATTCCAGTTCATACAGGGCGTGGAGACACTTCCTCTCAGGGTAAAGAAGCACGGTGAGAACGCCTTAAAGGTGGCAAAGCACCTTGCATCCCATCCATTGGTTGAATGGGTGAACTACCCTGGCCTTGAGGACCATCCATCCCATGAACTTGCAGGCAAATACCTGGAAGGAAGCTATGGCGCTATCCTTGGATTTGGTGTCAAGGGCGGACTGGAAGCAGGCAGGAAGTTCATCGAGAGTGTGGAATTGCTTTCACATCTTGCCAATATCGGTGATGCAAAGACACTTGTTGTCCATCCTGCATCCACAACACACCAGCAGCTCACAAAGGAAGAACGTGAGCAGACAGGTGTGACCGATGATTTCATAAGGATGTCCGTAGGTCTTGAAAATGCAGAAGATATAATTGCTGACATTGATCAGGCTTTAGAGAGGTCCCAGAAGTGA
- a CDS encoding homoserine O-acetyltransferase, producing the protein MSERSVGIVGTNFHTIKGDFLLEGGQTLKDIRVAYETYGNLNKDKSNAILVCHALTGDAHAAGRHSPDDRKPGWWEDLIGPGKALDTDRYFVICSNVLGGCMGTTGPASLNPDTGKPYGITFPVITIGDMVNVQKKLIDHLGIKVLFAVVGGSMGGMQTLQWTVAYPDIVRKAVVIASTAVSSPQQIAFNEVGRNAIVSDPDWNEGDYYSDKAPIHGLATARMIAHITYLSDDSMHEKFGRELQQGENFKFDMSNDFQVESYLKYQGETFTERFDANSYLYVTKAVDYFDLSKNGSLAEGLKDIQAKILLISITSDWLYPPYQSKKVVEALLFNDHDVSYREIESSYGHDAFLLESGHINYVVHNFLTHTYVGDVMTEEVATIREGVSIETAAQVMFEEGLTHLPVVNEKGCLAGIVTSWDISKAVALKSCNLDDIMTKEVLVAMPDEPIVAGAKRMERHSISALPVVDEKKRLVGIIDSEDINRLIG; encoded by the coding sequence GTGAGTGAAAGGTCCGTAGGTATTGTTGGAACCAATTTTCATACGATAAAAGGTGATTTCCTTTTAGAAGGAGGGCAGACCCTGAAGGATATCAGGGTTGCCTACGAGACATATGGTAATCTGAACAAGGACAAAAGTAATGCTATCCTTGTCTGTCACGCACTGACAGGTGATGCACATGCTGCAGGCAGGCACAGTCCCGATGACCGCAAACCCGGATGGTGGGAAGATCTCATCGGACCGGGCAAGGCTCTGGATACTGACAGGTACTTCGTGATCTGTTCAAATGTATTGGGTGGATGTATGGGGACCACAGGTCCTGCATCACTGAATCCGGATACAGGTAAACCATATGGAATCACTTTTCCAGTGATAACTATCGGTGATATGGTCAATGTACAGAAGAAGCTGATAGATCATCTCGGGATCAAGGTCCTTTTTGCCGTAGTAGGCGGTTCCATGGGCGGTATGCAGACCCTCCAGTGGACGGTCGCTTATCCGGACATCGTCAGAAAAGCAGTTGTGATAGCTTCCACAGCGGTCTCATCACCTCAGCAGATAGCTTTCAATGAGGTTGGCAGGAATGCCATCGTTTCCGATCCCGACTGGAATGAAGGTGACTACTATTCCGATAAAGCTCCTATCCATGGGCTGGCCACAGCCAGAATGATAGCTCATATCACTTATCTCAGTGATGATTCCATGCACGAGAAGTTCGGCAGGGAGTTGCAGCAGGGTGAGAACTTCAAATTCGATATGTCAAACGATTTCCAGGTCGAGAGCTACCTGAAATACCAGGGAGAAACATTTACCGAAAGGTTTGATGCCAATTCCTATCTCTATGTGACAAAAGCTGTGGATTATTTCGACCTTTCAAAGAATGGTTCCCTTGCAGAGGGTCTGAAGGATATTCAAGCGAAGATACTGTTGATATCCATAACATCGGACTGGCTTTACCCGCCATACCAGTCAAAGAAGGTAGTGGAAGCTCTGCTGTTCAATGATCATGATGTAAGCTACAGGGAGATCGAGTCCAGCTACGGGCATGATGCTTTCCTGCTTGAGAGTGGTCACATCAATTATGTGGTCCACAATTTCCTGACACACACATATGTTGGCGATGTCATGACCGAAGAAGTTGCCACCATCAGGGAAGGTGTGAGTATCGAAACCGCTGCACAGGTCATGTTCGAGGAAGGACTGACACACCTGCCAGTTGTCAATGAAAAAGGATGTCTTGCAGGTATTGTTACATCCTGGGATATCTCAAAGGCTGTTGCGCTAAAAAGCTGCAATCTGGATGATATCATGACAAAGGAGGTTCTTGTTGCAATGCCTGATGAGCCGATTGTTGCAGGTGCAAAGCGCATGGAAAGACATAGCATTTCCGCTTTACCTGTGGTGGATGAGAAGAAGAGGCTCGTGGGAATTATCGATAGCGAGGATATTAACCGGCTGATCGGTTGA